In a single window of the Candidatus Eisenbacteria bacterium genome:
- the ileS gene encoding isoleucine--tRNA ligase: MRFQEIAKSLTPGKQDEIIGFWKEKKIFEKCLETRKNSPRFVFYEGPPTANGLPGVHHVMARTVKDIVCRYKTMTGHYVLRKAGWDTHGLPVEIEVEQELNLNGKDEIEKYGIARFNAKCKESVFRYEKEWKRLTERIGFWLDLESPYITCTNEYIETVWWILKKFWDAGLIKKGYKILPYCPRCGTPLSSHEVSQGYREVSDPSVYVKFPLGGGSREFLLAWTTTPWTLISNVALAVHPSLMYVRAGRGGESLILAKDRLSVLGDDWKVEAEFSGEKLVKDHPAYEPIFHFFKGTQGGFRTVTADFVSAEEGTGIVHIAPAFGEDDFNLGNEKGLPLLQPVDGSGKFTPPVSQWAGIFVKDADPGILEDLSSRNLVFRKEAVLHSYPYCWRCETPLIYYARSSWNVRTTSYRDKMVEANSAVQWRPREVGEHRFANWIAGNVDWALSRDRYWGTPLNIWICDSCSKETSVGSIAELSKMAVSMPEKLDLHRPYVDEIELNCPSCSGKMKRTAEVIDCWFDSGSMPYGQWHYPFENQDMFEENFPADFIAEGMDQSRGWFYSLLAISTFVSGKACFKNVIPVEMILDSSGQRMSKSKGTAVDPDEILDSDGADSLRWYLVSSSPLWVPTRFEREGVKEVSRKLFATLRNVSQFFVLYANIDGYWPGTWPVGKNALTLSDRWILSRMNSLIKKVARDLDDYELTRAARNIQDFVVDELSNWYVRRNRRRFWKPGSGEDKSAAYFTLHEVLSRLVRLMAPIAPFISEEIFQSILAPVLGSGNESVHLCDFPECDEGMIDKELEEKMAVILKIVTLSRAARNRAGLKTRQPLSSICVAGVDTVDGAIKLLSDHIKEEINVKEVKYSKDRAEIVTTRLKADFSKLGPRLGKDVGLVEGKLGSLSPEEIGKLKAGEPVEIAFPQKRIQLMKDDVEIIEEGKEDSIVEVDGDTVVSLDLRVTDELIAEGIARELVHRIQSLRKNAGLEVTDRIRLSISCPGKTRKAIGLFGEYIKGEVLADELKCEETARGTVRESWKIEDECVEVGLAEAS, encoded by the coding sequence ATGAGATTTCAAGAGATAGCGAAATCGCTTACACCTGGAAAGCAGGACGAGATCATAGGGTTCTGGAAAGAGAAAAAGATCTTCGAGAAGTGTCTTGAAACAAGAAAGAACTCTCCCAGATTCGTTTTCTACGAGGGGCCTCCGACTGCGAACGGTCTTCCCGGCGTCCACCACGTGATGGCGAGGACTGTGAAAGACATAGTCTGCCGCTACAAGACGATGACAGGGCACTATGTACTGAGGAAAGCAGGCTGGGATACGCACGGCCTCCCCGTGGAGATCGAAGTTGAGCAGGAGCTGAACCTGAACGGGAAGGACGAGATAGAGAAGTACGGAATTGCCAGGTTCAATGCGAAGTGCAAGGAGAGCGTTTTCAGATATGAAAAGGAGTGGAAGAGACTCACCGAGAGAATCGGGTTCTGGCTCGACCTTGAGTCTCCCTACATAACCTGCACAAACGAATACATTGAGACGGTCTGGTGGATCCTAAAGAAGTTCTGGGATGCCGGGCTCATCAAGAAGGGCTACAAGATACTTCCATACTGCCCGAGATGCGGGACTCCCCTCTCCAGTCATGAAGTGTCCCAGGGATACAGGGAGGTCTCTGACCCGTCGGTCTATGTGAAGTTTCCGCTTGGAGGAGGAAGCAGGGAGTTTCTTCTTGCATGGACGACAACGCCCTGGACGCTCATCTCGAACGTGGCGCTGGCAGTGCATCCCTCTCTGATGTACGTCAGAGCCGGCCGCGGCGGTGAGAGTCTGATTCTTGCCAAGGACAGGCTTTCTGTTCTCGGTGATGATTGGAAAGTTGAAGCAGAGTTCTCCGGAGAAAAACTTGTCAAGGATCATCCGGCCTACGAACCGATTTTTCATTTCTTCAAAGGCACTCAGGGCGGCTTCAGGACTGTGACCGCTGATTTTGTGTCCGCAGAAGAGGGAACGGGGATCGTTCATATCGCGCCTGCATTCGGAGAGGATGATTTCAATCTCGGCAATGAAAAGGGGCTTCCTCTTCTTCAGCCGGTCGATGGGAGCGGGAAGTTCACTCCCCCTGTCAGTCAGTGGGCCGGAATTTTCGTCAAGGACGCTGACCCCGGAATACTTGAGGATCTTTCATCGAGGAATCTGGTCTTTCGGAAAGAAGCTGTGCTTCATTCGTATCCATACTGCTGGAGATGCGAGACTCCGCTCATCTACTATGCGAGAAGCTCCTGGAACGTAAGGACGACTTCGTACAGGGACAAGATGGTCGAAGCCAATAGCGCGGTCCAGTGGCGCCCCAGAGAAGTAGGCGAGCACAGATTTGCAAACTGGATTGCAGGAAACGTGGACTGGGCGTTGAGCCGTGACAGGTACTGGGGAACGCCATTGAATATCTGGATTTGTGACTCGTGCAGCAAAGAAACTTCGGTCGGGAGCATCGCAGAGCTTTCAAAGATGGCTGTTTCCATGCCTGAAAAGCTAGACCTCCACAGGCCTTATGTCGATGAGATAGAGCTTAACTGTCCATCATGCAGCGGGAAAATGAAAAGAACTGCTGAGGTGATAGATTGCTGGTTTGACTCGGGGAGCATGCCTTACGGGCAGTGGCATTATCCTTTCGAGAATCAGGATATGTTTGAAGAGAACTTCCCTGCCGATTTCATAGCGGAGGGAATGGATCAGTCGAGAGGCTGGTTCTACAGTCTTCTCGCGATATCGACCTTCGTCTCGGGGAAAGCTTGTTTCAAGAACGTGATTCCGGTCGAGATGATCCTGGACTCGAGCGGACAGCGGATGAGCAAATCCAAGGGAACGGCAGTCGATCCTGATGAGATTCTGGACAGCGACGGCGCAGATTCCCTGAGGTGGTACCTTGTCTCATCATCCCCGCTCTGGGTGCCTACCAGATTCGAAAGAGAAGGGGTGAAGGAAGTATCAAGAAAGCTATTCGCGACCCTGAGGAATGTGAGCCAGTTCTTTGTTCTATATGCGAATATTGACGGATACTGGCCCGGGACATGGCCTGTTGGCAAGAATGCGTTGACCTTGAGCGACAGGTGGATTCTGTCCAGGATGAACAGCCTCATCAAGAAAGTGGCGCGAGACCTTGACGACTATGAATTGACCAGAGCCGCGAGAAACATTCAAGACTTCGTGGTGGATGAACTCAGCAACTGGTACGTGAGGCGAAACAGGAGGAGATTCTGGAAGCCGGGAAGCGGTGAAGACAAATCCGCCGCATATTTCACGCTTCACGAAGTTCTTTCGCGGCTCGTGCGGTTGATGGCTCCAATCGCTCCTTTCATCAGCGAGGAAATCTTCCAGTCAATTCTCGCCCCCGTCCTGGGCTCCGGCAATGAGAGCGTGCATCTCTGCGATTTTCCCGAATGTGACGAAGGGATGATTGACAAGGAGCTTGAAGAGAAGATGGCGGTCATACTCAAGATAGTGACGCTTTCAAGAGCGGCCAGGAACAGGGCGGGGTTGAAAACGAGACAGCCCCTCTCTTCAATCTGTGTAGCCGGGGTGGATACGGTGGACGGCGCAATCAAATTGCTTTCCGACCACATCAAGGAAGAGATAAATGTAAAGGAAGTGAAGTATTCGAAAGACAGGGCAGAGATAGTCACTACGCGGCTGAAAGCCGATTTCTCAAAGCTCGGCCCGCGCCTGGGAAAGGATGTCGGGCTTGTCGAGGGAAAGCTTGGCAGCCTGTCTCCTGAGGAAATAGGAAAGCTTAAGGCGGGGGAACCGGTGGAGATAGCTTTTCCTCAAAAAAGAATACAACTAATGAAAGATGATGTCGAAATAATTGAGGAAGGAAAAGAAGATAGTATTGTTGAAGTTGACGGTGATACGGTTGTTTCTCTTGACCTCAGGGTCACTGATGAGCTAATAGCTGAGGGAATTGCCAGAGAGCTTGTGCACAGGATACAGTCCCTGAGAAAGAATGCCGGCCTTGAGGTGACTGACAGGATTCGGCTCTCCATCTCGTGTCCCGGGAAGACGAGGAAAGCCATCGGCTTGTTCGGCGAATACATAAAGGGCGAGGTGCTTGCAGACGAGCTCAAATGTGAGGAAACGGCCAGAGGAACCGTTCGGGAAAGTTGGAAGATTGAGGATGAATGTGTGGAAGTTGGTTTGGCGGAGGCTTCGTAA
- a CDS encoding YggT family protein produces MFIFGNILWGITRVLDTILSIYIWIVIIAALITWVNPDPYNVIVRALRQLTEPLFRAIRRRIPIGGGIDFSPVVAVLLIYLTKWIVVRTLYDLAARLR; encoded by the coding sequence ATGTTTATCTTTGGGAATATCCTTTGGGGAATAACAAGAGTTCTCGACACGATCCTCAGCATATACATCTGGATTGTCATAATTGCCGCTCTGATTACCTGGGTGAATCCGGATCCGTACAATGTTATTGTGAGAGCGTTGAGACAACTGACAGAGCCTTTGTTCAGGGCAATAAGAAGGAGAATTCCGATCGGCGGCGGCATTGACTTCTCGCCGGTGGTGGCGGTTCTCCTCATATATCTTACGAAGTGGATTGTAGTGAGAACGCTCTATGATCTGGCTGCTCGTCTGCGTTGA
- a CDS encoding purine-nucleoside phosphorylase produces MASELLTRINEARDFIRKMVSLKPTIGIILGTGLGELAAKIESAISIPYSEIPHFSVTSVESHVGELVFGKVSGKPVVVMNGRVHCYEGYTMREVTFPVRVMKALGAGTLVISNAVGGLNPQFEPGDIVIAIDHINLMGDNPLIGENDDELGVRFPDMSEPYTRALVKLAEEVALEEKIKVHKGVFVAVIGPNLETAAEYRFLRWIGADVVGMSLIPEDIVAVHGGMNVLALSIVTDMGLPDSLKPADISKILKVAAEAQPKLTRLVMRILEKM; encoded by the coding sequence ATGGCAAGCGAACTTCTTACAAGAATAAACGAAGCGAGGGACTTTATCCGCAAGATGGTTTCTCTCAAGCCCACCATTGGAATCATTCTCGGCACAGGATTGGGGGAACTTGCGGCGAAGATAGAGTCGGCAATCTCGATTCCGTACTCTGAGATACCGCATTTTTCCGTTACCTCGGTTGAGAGTCATGTGGGCGAGCTTGTTTTCGGGAAGGTGTCGGGAAAGCCTGTCGTAGTCATGAACGGCCGGGTCCACTGCTACGAAGGCTACACGATGAGAGAAGTGACTTTCCCGGTCAGAGTGATGAAGGCGCTGGGCGCCGGCACTCTGGTCATTTCAAATGCCGTCGGCGGACTCAATCCCCAGTTCGAGCCGGGGGACATAGTGATCGCCATAGACCACATAAACCTCATGGGTGACAATCCCCTGATTGGCGAAAACGATGACGAGCTCGGTGTCAGATTCCCGGATATGTCCGAGCCCTACACTAGAGCCCTTGTCAAGCTGGCTGAGGAAGTTGCCCTTGAAGAGAAAATCAAGGTTCACAAAGGGGTTTTTGTGGCAGTGATCGGTCCTAATCTTGAGACGGCAGCCGAGTACAGGTTTTTGAGGTGGATCGGAGCCGATGTTGTGGGAATGTCATTGATTCCGGAAGACATCGTCGCAGTCCACGGAGGAATGAACGTTCTGGCGCTCTCCATTGTGACTGACATGGGACTACCGGACAGTCTGAAGCCTGCAGACATAAGCAAGATACTCAAAGTCGCAGCCGAGGCGCAGCCGAAACTTACCAGGCTTGTGATGAGAATACTGGAGAAGATGTGA